From one Flavobacteriales bacterium genomic stretch:
- a CDS encoding UbiX family flavin prenyltransferase has translation MSQKKVVVGVTGASGSIYAKVLFDRLSHLKDQVADIGVVFSTNARDVWKLELGNSDFEKLPFTVYNSNDFMAPFASGSAKYETMIICPCSMGTMARIASGISNDLMTRAADVILKERRKLILVPRDTPMSLIHINNMKTITEAGGIIAPASPSFYSNPKDFEALAATVVDRVLDLAGFELDSYRWSEK, from the coding sequence ATGAGCCAGAAGAAAGTTGTTGTTGGAGTTACGGGAGCGAGCGGTTCTATTTACGCCAAAGTTCTTTTTGATCGTTTGAGCCACTTGAAAGATCAAGTAGCCGATATAGGCGTGGTTTTCAGCACAAATGCACGCGATGTTTGGAAGTTGGAGCTTGGTAATTCAGATTTTGAAAAACTCCCTTTCACGGTTTACAACTCCAACGATTTCATGGCACCGTTCGCATCGGGTTCTGCCAAGTACGAAACCATGATCATCTGTCCGTGCAGCATGGGAACCATGGCAAGGATTGCATCAGGCATTTCAAACGACCTGATGACGCGGGCTGCAGACGTCATTTTAAAGGAAAGACGGAAGCTCATTCTCGTTCCAAGAGATACGCCAATGAGCCTCATTCATATCAATAATATGAAGACCATTACTGAAGCTGGCGGAATCATCGCACCGGCCAGTCCTTCGTTTTACAGCAACCCGAAAGACTTTGAAGCTTTGGCTGCAACAGTAGTTGACCGCGTGCTCGATCTTGCTGGATTTGAACTGGATTCTTATCGCTGGAGCGAAAAGTAA
- a CDS encoding PorT family protein, whose amino-acid sequence MRILLIILFALPFSSFGQGFGGGLYGGISTTQVSGDGIVGFNKAGGWAGAFTDYRFTPRSTIQFEISFIQKGSRQAGTVKNNNTFILYNHNMLEIPILYRWYGIKNMSIEFGPQVGILLSSIEKGSDPSFVEVRNSPAYRKAEFSGAAGLSYYFWKGKIEVNVRYSNSILTMRKNGWWMNHVFAFSVRYWFKTTLDRDKIEATKKKNQIEVKLE is encoded by the coding sequence GACTTTACGGTGGGATAAGTACCACACAGGTAAGCGGAGACGGCATCGTAGGATTCAACAAAGCTGGTGGCTGGGCTGGTGCCTTCACGGATTATCGCTTCACGCCACGTTCAACCATTCAATTCGAAATCTCTTTCATTCAAAAAGGAAGCCGTCAGGCCGGAACGGTTAAGAACAACAACACCTTTATCCTTTACAACCACAATATGCTTGAGATTCCTATTCTATATCGTTGGTATGGAATCAAGAATATGAGCATTGAATTTGGGCCACAGGTTGGTATTTTGCTCAGTTCAATTGAGAAAGGTTCGGATCCTTCTTTCGTTGAAGTCAGGAACTCACCAGCTTATCGCAAAGCGGAATTCAGCGGTGCTGCAGGCCTGAGCTATTATTTCTGGAAAGGAAAAATTGAAGTGAACGTGCGCTACAGCAATTCCATTCTTACCATGCGTAAAAATGGTTGGTGGATGAACCATGTCTTCGCTTTTTCGGTTAGGTATTGGTTTAAGACCACCTTGGACCGAGATAAGATTGAGGCGACCAAGAAGAAGAATCAAATTGAAGTGAAACTGGAATGA